The proteins below come from a single Ruegeria sp. SCSIO 43209 genomic window:
- a CDS encoding SDR family oxidoreductase — protein MDFSSKTVIVIGGTSGINRGIAEAFAASGANLAVASRSQAKVDDTVAALKAAGASDAIGAAFDVRNPEAVAEGLKQFHDAFGDFDVLISGAAGNFPALASEMSVNAFKAVIDIDLMGTIHVMKGAYPYLKRPGASIINISAPQSYLPYEGQAHVCAAKAGVDQITRTLSMEWGVEGIRVNSVVPGFIEGTEGAKRLAPTENAHEELRRDVPLGRWGQPQDVANACLFLSSDMASYISGTVMAVDGALYQRGSGKFGQMMGQMLRAAKKGQA, from the coding sequence ATGGATTTTTCAAGTAAGACCGTCATCGTCATTGGTGGCACCAGCGGTATCAATCGCGGCATTGCCGAGGCCTTTGCGGCCTCGGGTGCTAATCTGGCTGTCGCCAGCCGGTCGCAGGCAAAGGTCGATGATACCGTGGCCGCGTTGAAAGCAGCAGGCGCATCCGACGCGATCGGCGCGGCGTTCGACGTTCGCAATCCAGAGGCCGTAGCCGAAGGCCTTAAGCAATTCCACGACGCTTTTGGAGATTTCGATGTCCTAATTTCTGGTGCTGCCGGCAACTTCCCAGCGCTGGCATCTGAAATGTCGGTCAATGCATTCAAGGCGGTCATAGATATCGATCTGATGGGCACGATCCACGTCATGAAAGGGGCCTACCCCTATCTCAAACGTCCCGGTGCCAGCATTATCAACATTTCGGCCCCGCAATCCTATCTGCCTTACGAAGGGCAAGCCCATGTTTGCGCCGCCAAGGCGGGCGTTGATCAGATCACCCGAACCCTTTCAATGGAATGGGGCGTCGAAGGGATTCGCGTGAATTCGGTCGTTCCGGGTTTTATCGAAGGAACCGAAGGCGCAAAACGGCTGGCCCCTACCGAAAATGCCCATGAAGAGCTGCGTCGGGACGTCCCGCTGGGTCGCTGGGGTCAGCCCCAGGATGTGGCAAATGCCTGCCTATTCCTTAGCTCTGATATGGCGAGCTATATCAGCGGAACAGTCATGGCCGTTGACGGGGCTTTGTATCAGCGCGGCTCGGGCAAGTTTGGCCAGATGATGGGTCAGATGCTGCGCGCAGCGAAAAAGGGCCAGGCTTAG